A part of Chiloscyllium punctatum isolate Juve2018m chromosome 27, sChiPun1.3, whole genome shotgun sequence genomic DNA contains:
- the LOC140453502 gene encoding DNA-binding protein inhibitor ID-3-B-like, whose product MKAISPIRSVRSCYEAVCCLSDQSLAISRSKNPLEESISLMYDMNDCYCKLKELVPSIPQNKKVSKMEILQHVIDYIFDLQIALEGQQQDPGNNPASSGSLLTLQRSELSTEGDSLGFCH is encoded by the exons ATGAAAGCCATTAGCCCCATCCGATCTGTCAGAAGCTGTTACGAGGCGGTGTGCTGTTTGTCTGATCAGAGTTTGGCGATCTCACGGAGCAAGAACCCTTTGGAGGAGTCTATCAGCTTGATGTACGACATGAACGACTGCTACTGTAAACTGAAGGAGCTGGTCCCTAGCATTCCCCAAAACAAGAAAGTTAGCAAAATGGAAATCCTCCAGCACGTTATCGATTATATTTTTGATTTACAGATTGCATTGGAAGGTCAGCAACAAGATCCCGGCAATAATCCTGCATCAAGCGGCTCTCTCCTGACACTGCAG CGATCGGAACTGTCCACTGAAGGAGATAGTTTGGGCTTCTGTCATTGA